A stretch of the Xylocopa sonorina isolate GNS202 chromosome 12, iyXylSono1_principal, whole genome shotgun sequence genome encodes the following:
- the Nipped-b gene encoding nipped-B cohesin loading factor, with translation MNLRVNVRTLDLILIIFFIQAVMPEQVKFKMNGVIPSVPITTLAGIASLTDLLPEMPLPTPLPQTLTNKSLLFHPRVAEEAQILLSVRNENLVPQLILSLSQTSSDHIELKDNYANTEQPLETEQNTPELLKAILQINPHVFKGPQYNSSRNWAQGTPIMHANQTSANYGRISPSYSNSSGSRQTPQGSPAHPAAARTVLPPPTGINPLPNMTPQPNMYSPVYMSSPGTPLTTLGNVTPQHHNIAGMTPQHNMHIASPMRANIPLQQHQPINIQPMYDPMMNQQVHHPLGTHQPMDINSTVQENQQFLLDPVTGLADIDIPIENIEAKQGIDNATEHLLPATQTTSYPSMDTNDLVNTLNATPAPMIQHQQNNNSEKGMKVPAPVPEKLKEPVVMLDRLSLADQALMQKSLAAFAEKSPSRAAKMGLSNREDAKSESESEEEIGKNNKYFKARAKERQVQREKEKAERKKSEDKARRRRRVLDDDDEEDKKDALTPTKPKIRKIEKKLVPVLAKLSVEELMETNTYQRFNTTIETIFENTEDVATNAELDDDGDVPPELLIPKYQLHDLCTEAAKLKALGAMESIPADRLVRLLNILEKNIRDGAKVSPLADPDDDVDESRLWTQLAMERVQRAVDASLIALHIMTSSNMPKTVYLEDVIDRIVLFMKFQLQNTIYPSFDPVYKIDTKNKTDSYNSSGRKKRGHMKEVREKSILQVYNKMHELVGLLAELLNIQVLTDTSVLHASTLGVAPFFVESVSDLQLSALKLVTVIFTKYEKHRRLLLDDILASIARLPSSKRSLRTYRLNSEDHIQMLTALVLQLIQCVVVLSDNIIPQPQKKSPEEEEKKEEKKLSYVDADVLIINKYETATRIAGNFLTVFLNKCGSKGEEIDYRPLFENFVQDLLATVNKPEWPAAELLLSLLGNLLVGHFSNKSSDMALRVASIDYLGVVAARLRKDAVSSQCKLSTIDQIIKDIKIEQQKDSDYDQVKDKEIMGLSEDEERMVFLQKVLLDYLAVNGTKDSALGYARHFYLAQWYRDCAVEKSKVAQTKNSPSKKMHKKRVKKKNKHHTSDQESESELEEQDADENDNNQQKNSEAYRIIEDKKKYIISRIRPCSTGTKPDILQTYIDYNSAELISQYLASKRPFSQSFDRYLKQILHVLTESSIAIRTKAMKCLTMIVEADPSVLARVDMQLGVKHSFLDHATSVREAAVDLVGKFVLSRPELIDKYYDMLSTRILDTGVSVRKRVIKILKDICMECPDFPKIPEICVKMIRRVNDEEGIRKLVMEVFQNMWFTPVRERPTLDSESLLRKVMNITDVVAASKDMGLEWFEQLLVSLFKPKEDKDDSTKMQTEPPKALLTACKQIVDCLIENVLRLEETNLEESEKSKKKGSSQRLVACLTTLYLFAKIRPQLLVNHAITLQPYLSLKCQTQGDYQIISSVAHTLELVVPLMEHPSETFLAQLEEDSVKLVLQHDKSVVASCLSCLGSIVNNVTRNFKLIRDCFKKYYGHLTEYKSFYEKNPTNPMLVKYRPFVRRALFTVGLLLRHFNFTDPEVIEGLAENIKDQVFETLNYFVHLDNDDIRHFTLSAIGSLCIRHYEFMLLPELKELYHHLLTSENALVHMRIQVLNNIEVYLQEEDKRMIKQDMEWAKMSKQENLKEMGDVSSGMASTVIQLYVKEILESFLHANISVRHAALKVIQLILAQGLVHPVQIVPYLICMSTDCEKAVSHSADKQLQDIEKKYPGFIHMKSQLGIKLSFRLQKILQKDVTVRGMRVKDGEFPGALNGFLYTILRNTKQQRRAIVLSFLKQFDESAKTSLSQMLYLADNLAYFTYQVQDEPLFIIHHIDIIISMSGTNLLQSFKEALLPKESSSQSQQAYHYQHQQQHQQQHQQQTHVSAGPDGLPRPEQLLSALEDEEDDEEDEESLLTRLPRDTTLLREYITASQGFLLLLNLRQHLKDLYGFSDQKIGQYSPTEAAKVYEKAVNRKSNLLFKPKATLQRLKEGVSNVELDDEGRKKLVKEYLDFKQLMLKFDLEETEEDGNEGDTSGGPGKHSTETPNKMANSETDGKMADVSVASSPQVANQYQPNMNSSMEHPNNSMNSMVVAGPIPTSMPIHAPPPAPPPPPPPPPPPPSMNAAPASQVAAPRVPKLTIHAHHPEGAKEHRKHRAHKTEKVKKHKKKKRRRISDSSESGEDYSDPDFLV, from the coding sequence ATGAACCTCAGAGTAAACGTAAGGACACTGGAcctaattttaataatattttttatccAGGCTGTAATGCCAGAACAAGTCAAATTCAAGATGAACGGGGTTATACCGAGTGTGCCAATCACAACTCTCGCTGGTATCGCGAGTCTCACTGACTTGTTACCTGAAATGCCCCTACCGACACCGCTGCCTCAAACATTAACTAACAAGTCCCTTCTGTTTCATCCAAGAGTGGCAGAAGAAGCACAAATATTGTTGAGTGTTCGCAACGAGAACCTAGtgccgcagttaatattatcttTGTCGCAAACATCGTCCGATCACATTGAACTGAAAGATAATTATGCGAACACGGAACAGCCCTTGGAGACCGAGCAGAATACTCCGGAATTACTTAAGGCAATATTACAGATAAATCCGCACGTATTTAAAGGGCCTCAATACAATTCGTCGCGAAACTGGGCTCAGGGCACGCCTATAATGCACGCGAATCAAACATCCGCCAATTACGGACGAATTTCACCATCCTACTCGAACTCTTCAGGGTCAAGACAAACACCGCAAGGTAGCCCAGCTCATCCTGCCGCCGCTAGAACAGTCCTGCCCCCGCCAACTGGCATAAATCCCCTACCCAACATGACACCGCAACCAAATATGTATTCCCCGGTATACATGAGTTCTCCCGGTACGCCGTTAACAACCCTAGGCAATGTGACGCCTCAACACCACAATATAGCCGGTATGACACCCCAACACAACATGCATATAGCATCTCCAATGCGTGCTAATATACCATTGCAACAACATCAGCCCATTAATATCCAGCCTATGTACGATCCTATGATGAACCAACAAGTGCATCATCCTTTGGGAACACATCAGCCGATGGACATAAATAGCACAGTGCAAGAAAACCAACAGTTTTTACTCGACCCAGTGACAGGTCTTGCCGACATCGATATACCAATTGAGAATATCGAGGCGAAGCAGGGCATCGATAACGCGACGGAGCATCTGTTACCAGCGACGCAAACCACGTCTTATCCGAGCATGGATACGAACGACTTGGTCAATACGCTGAATGCGACGCCGGCGCCGATGATACAACACCAGCAGAACAATAATTCAGAGAAGGGGATGAAAGTGCCCGCTCCTGTACCGGAAAAACTGAAGGAACCGGTTGTCATGTTGGACAGATTATCATTGGCGGACCAAGCTTTGATGCAGAAGAGCTTGGCCGCGTTCGCGGAGAAATCGCCGAGTCGAGCCGCGAAGATGGGCCTTTCGAATCGCGAGGACGCCAAGTCCGAGTCGGAGAGCGAGGAGGAGATCGGCAAGaacaataaatatttcaaagcgCGCGCGAAAGAACGCCAGGTCCAGAGGGAGAAGGAGAAAGCTGAGAGGAAGAAGAGCGAAGATAAGGCGCGCAGACGAAGGAGGGtactcgacgacgacgacgaagaggaTAAAAAGGACGCACTTACACCCACGAAACCAAAAATCCGGAAAATAGAAAAGAAACTCGTCCCCGTGCTGGCTAAGCTCAGCGTGGAGGAGCTGATGGAAACCAACACGTATCAACGTTTCAACACGACCATAGAGACGATATTCGAGAACACAGAAGACGTAGCGACCAACGCCGAATTAGATGACGATGGTGATGTACCTCCAGAATTGTTGATTCCTAAATATCAGTTGCACGATCTGTGCACCGAAGCGGCGAAGCTGAAGGCACTGGGAGCGATGGAGTCGATTCCAGCGGACAGGTTGGTTAGGCTGTTGAACATACTGGAGAAGAACATTCGCGACGGAGCCAAGGTATCTCCGCTGGCGGATCCGGACGACGACGTCGACGAGAGTCGATTATGGACGCAGTTGGCCATGGAGAGAGTACAACGCGCTGTGGATGCGTCTTTAATCGCGTTACACATCATGACGTCCAGCAATATGCCAAAAACGGTCTACCTGGAAGATGTGATCGACAGAATAGTACTTTTCATGAAGTTTCAGTTGCAGAATACAATATATCCTTCGTTCGATCCAGTTTACAAAATAGACACGAAAAACAAGACTGACAGTTATAATTCTAGTGGTCGTAAGAAAAGGGGTCACATGAAAGAGGTCCGCGAGAAGAGTATACTACAGGTATACAACAAAATGCACGAATTGGTAGGTCTGCTCGCGGAATTGTTAAATATTCAGGTTCTAACGGACACAAGCGTTCTGCATGCTTCGACGTTAGGCGTCGCGCCATTTTTCGTTGAATCCGTTAGCGATCTTCAGTTGAGTGCTTTAAAATTGGTCACTGTAATATTTACGAAATACGAGAAACACAGGAGATTATTGCTGGATGATATTTTGGCGTCCATCGCGCGACTTCCCAGCAGCAAGAGGAGCCTCAGGACGTACAGGTTAAACTCGGAGGATCACATACAGATGTTGACAGCCTTGGTTTTACAATTGATTCAGTGTGTTGTTGTTTTATCCGACAATATAATACCACAGCCACAGAAGAAGTCACCGgaagaggaggagaagaaggaggagaagaaATTGAGTTACGTCGACGCGGATGTTTTAATTATAAACAAATACGAGACCGCCACGAGAATAGCGGGGAATTTTTTAACAGTGTTCCTGAACAAGTGCGGCAGCAAAGGAGAGGAAATTGATTACAGGCCACTGTTTGAAAATTTCGTGCAAGACCTCTTGGCCACGGTGAATAAACCGGAATGGCCAGCGGCTGAGTTGCTTCTGAGTTTACTTGGAAACTTATTGGTGGGCCATTTTTCCAACAAAAGCTCCGACATGGCGCTGAGAGTGGCCTCCATCGATTATCTCGGTGTCGTGGCGGCCAGGTTGAGGAAAGACGCGGTCAGCTCTCAGTGTAAATTGTCAACCATCGACCAGATAATAAAGGACATCAAGATCGAACAGCAGAAGGATTCTGATTACGACCAGGTGAAGGACAAGGAGATAATGGGCCTGAGCGAAGACGAAGAGCGGATGGTTTTTTTACAAAAAGTTCTCCTGGACTACCTGGCCGTGAATGGAACCAAGGACTCCGCTTTAGGCTACGCGCGCCATTTCTATCTGGCGCAATGGTACAGAGATTGCGCAGTGGAGAAGTCTAAGGTTGCTCAGACGAAGAACAGTCCCAGCAAGAAGATGCACAAGAAGAGggtgaaaaagaaaaacaaacatCACACGAGCGACCAAGAGTCGGAGTCGGAACTGGAAGAGCAGGATGCGGATGAAAACGACAATAACCAGCAGAAGAACTCAGAGGCGTACAGAATCATCGAGGACAAGAAGAAGTACATAATAAGTAGAATAAGGCCGTGCAGTACAGGCACGAAGCCGGACATCCTTCAGACCTACATCGATTACAATTCAGCGGAGCTGATATCGCAGTATCTCGCGTCGAAGAGGCCATTCTCGCAGAGTTTCGACCGATACTTGAAGCAGATCCTGCACGTGTTAACGGAGTCGTCGATCGCGATCAGGACGAAGGCGATGAAGTGTCTAACGATGATCGTCGAAGCGGATCCGAGCGTGTTGGCGCGGGTGGACATGCAGCTTGGCGTGAAGCACTCGTTTTTAGATCACGCGACGTCGGTACGCGAGGCGGCCGTCGATCTCGTAGGAAAATTTGTACTAAGTAGGCCCGAATTAATAGATAAATACTACGACATGCTGTCGACCAGGATCCTAGATACCGGCGTCAGCGTTCGTAAGCGCGTGATTAAAATTCTGAAGGACATCTGCATGGAGTGTCCCGACTTCCCAAAGATCCCGGAGATCTGCGTCAAGATGATCAGACGGGTGAACGACGAGGAAGGGATCAGGAAATTGGTCATGGAGGTGTTTCAAAACATGTGGTTCACGCCGGTCAGGGAACGTCCTACGTTGGACTCCGAGTCGTTGTTGAGGAAGGTGATGAACATCACGGATGTCGTGGCAGCTAGCAAAGACATGGGTCTGGAGTGGTTCGAACAGCTGCTGGTTAGCTTGTTCAAGCCCAAGGAGGACAAAGACGATAGTACAAAGATGCAAACCGAGCCACCAAAAGCGTTGCTGACGGCGTGCAAGCAGATCGTCGACTGCTTGATCGAGAATGTGCTTCGACTGGAGGAAACGAACTTGGAGGAGTCCGAGAAGTCGAAGAAGAAGGGGTCTTCTCAGAGATTAGTCGCGTGTCTAACAACTCTGTATCTGTTCGCGAAGATACGGCCGCAATTGCTGGTCAATCACGCGATCACGTTACAGCCTTACCTGAGCTTGAAGTGTCAGACTCAGGGCGACTATCAGATCATAAGCAGCGTCGCGCACACGTTGGAGCTGGTGGTGCCGTTAATGGAACATCCGAGTGAGACTTTTTTAGCCCAGCTGGAAGAGGATTCGGTGAAGCTGGTTCTCCAGCACGACAAGTCCGTCGTGGCCAGCTGTTTGTCCTGTCTAGGCTCGATAGTGAACAACGTTACAAGGAATTTTAAATTAATACGAGACTGCTTTAAGAAATATTACGGACATCTGACCGAGTACAAATCCTTTTATGAGAAAAATCCTACGAATCCTATGCTTGTCAAGTATCGACCGTTTGTGAGGAGGGCCTTGTTCACCGTCGGTTTGTTGCTGCGACACTTCAACTTCACGGACCCTGAGGTAATCGAGGGACTTGCGGAGAACATAAAAGACCAGGTGTTCGAGACGTTAAACTATTTCGTGCATCTGGACAACGATGATATCCGACACTTCACCCTGTCCGCCATTGGCTCTTTGTGCATCCGACATTACGAGTTCATGTTACTTCCAGAGCTGAAGGAGCTCTATCATCATCTGCTAACGTCGGAGAACGCTTTGGTTCACATGAGGATTCAGGTGCTGAATAATATCGAGGTGTACTTGCAGGAAGAAGACAAAAGGATGATCAAGCAGGACATGGAGTGGgcgaagatgtctaaacaggagaaCCTGAAGGAGATGGGGGACGTGTCCTCGGGTATGGCCAGCACGGTGATCCAGTTGTACGTGAAAGAAATCTTGGAATCTTTTTTGCACGCGAACATCAGCGTTCGACACGCGGCACTGAAGGTGATCCAGTTGATCCTGGCTCAAGGTTTGGTCCATCCTGTTCAAATAGTCCCTTATCTAATCTGTATGAGCACGGATTGCGAGAAAGCAGTCAGCCATAGCGCGGACAAGCAGCTTCAGGACATCGAGAAGAAATATCCGGGCTTCATTCACATGAAATCTCAGTTGGGCATCAAGCTGAGCTTCCGGTTGCAGAAGATTCTACAGAAGGACGTAACAGTGAGGGGAATGCGGGTGAAAGATGGTGAATTTCCTGGCGCGTTAAACGGTTTCCTGTACACCATCCTAAGGAACACGAAACAGCAGAGGAGAGCCATCGTTCTGTCTTTTCTGAAGCAGTTTGACGAGTCTGCGAAGACGAGTTTATCGCAGATGCTCTATCTGGCTGACAATCTCGCTTACTTTACATATCAAGTTCAAGACGAGCCGTTGTTCATCATCCACCACATCGACattatcatttccatgtctgGTACGAACCTGCTGCAGTCGTTCAAGGAGGCGTTGCTGCCAAAGGAGAGCAGCAGTCAATCGCAGCAGGCGTACCACTATCAACATCAACAGCAACACCAGCAACAACATCAGCAGCAAACACACGTGTCGGCGGGTCCAGACGGACTGCCACGACCAGAACAGTTGTTGTCGGCCTTGGAAGACGAAGAGGACGACGAGGAAGACGAGGAATCGCTACTGACGAGGTTACCAAGGGACACGACGTTGCTCAGGGAATACATCACCGCCAGCCAAGGCTTCCTGCTGCTGCTCAATCTGAGGCAGCACTTGAAAGATCTGTACGGCTTCTCCGACCAGAAAATCGGTCAGTACTCGCCAACAGAGGCGGCGAAAGTGTACGAGAAGGCGGTCAACCGCAAGAGCAACCTGCTGTTCAAACCAAAGGCTACCCTGCAGAGACTGAAGGAGGGCGTGAGCAACGTCGAACTCGACGACGAAGGCAGGAAGAAGCTGGTGAAGGAGTACTTGGACTTTAAGCAGCTAATGCTGAAGTTCGACCTGGAGGAGACGGAGGAGGACGGTAACGAAGGTGACACCAGCGGTGGTCCCGGGAAACACAGTACGGAGACGCCAAATAAAATGGCGAACTCCGAAACAGACGGGAAAATGGCGGACGTTAGCGTGGCGAGTAGTCCACAAGTGGCCAATCAGTATCAGCCCAACATGAACTCGTCGATGGAGCATCCGAACAACTCGATGAACTCGATGGTCGTCGCCGGTCCCATACCCACCTCTATGCCCATCCATGCGCCACCGCcagcgccgccgccaccgccaccgccaccaccgccgcctccgTCGATGAACGCGGCGCCGGCGTCCCAAGTGGCGGCGCCGCGTGTACCCAAACTGACGATACACGCCCACCATCCGGAGGGCGCGAAAGAGCACCGCAAACACCGGGCGCACAAAACGGAGAAAGTGAAGAAAcacaagaagaagaaaagaagaagaatctcCGATAGCAGCGAGAGCGGCGAGGACTACAGTGATCCTGACTTTCTAGTGTGA
- the LOC143429640 gene encoding uncharacterized protein LOC143429640, with product MSSRGGSTVERRNDTSRKKLTSAERNLYMKPLLRLKQQEDILEKGLINAIENMKIDSNLLQDIVHEHKELSLKRQNFLNTMYRNIKDITTDMDSVKRIAKNPEEIRKLDVDTYKLKLIKLSQKMQDFKKSCPIHSLIEETTVLDEELHEFEPNLQKYEKAQKSATLSSLSCPGKMETRNEKIEYKDMDDFHSLVAVTGHTENWPTEDHLFFLKMRKRCETIPALVVAIQKRCPDLSIEAIVNHEAWYKHYEELREKQKAAVKEWRRQKESEKKKNIEEAEVEIEDYCVDEDFSYEIVKEPKINVPIRTKTPVSESRSASSSASSNKSEKKELIRKWRLERENKRSMDEEQIKLQAKLNKEMEENRRRKRRAKIQGALEEYKRKKSMENALKETNELSKDKCRYDSTLLKSFRKQDEEFTKKRKDLILRTKRPSKSALVNVKRVELVENRSNSPFLDMYDDDFQEEVLNRGFDKEFERISIC from the exons ATGAGCTCCAGAGGCGGAAGTACCGTCGAAAGACGAAACGACACGTCGAGGAAGAAACTAACTTCCGCTGAAAGGAACTTATATATGAAACCATTGTTGAGACTGAAGCAACAAGAAGACATTCTCGAGAAAGGACTAATTAACGCGATTGAAAACATGAAAATAGATTCGAATTTGTTACAAGATATCGTGCATGAGCACAAGGAATTATCTTTGAAGAG GCAAAACTttttgaatacgatgtatagaaATATAAAAGATATTACTACCGATATGGACTCTGTGAAACGTATCGCAAAAAATCCAGAAGAAATAAGAAAGTTAG ATGTGGATACGTACAAACTGAAATTGATCAAACTCTCGCAAAAAATGCAGGATTTCAAGAAATCCTGTCCTATTCACTCACTTATCGAAGAGACAACAGTATTGGATGAAGAATTGCACGAATTCGAGCCCAATCTACAAAAATACGAGAAAGCTCAAAAGAGCGCAACGCTTTCGTCGCTGTCCTGTCCTGGTAAAATGGAAACTAGAAACGAAAAAATAGAATACAAGGATATGGACGATTTTCATTCGCTGGTTGCGGTAACAG GACACACGGAGAATTGGCCCACGGAGGACCATCTGTTTTTTCTGAAAATGAGAAAAAGGTGCGAGACCATACCAGCTCTAGTGGTAGCGATACAAAAGAGGTGTCCAGACTTGtccatcgaagctatagtgaaCCATGAAGCATGGTACAAGCACTACGAAGAGCTGCGTGAAAAGCAGAAGGCAGCTGTAAAGGAATGGCGTCGACAGAAGGAatcagaaaagaagaaaaatatcgAGGAGGCTGAAGTAGAAATAGAGGACTACTGCGTGGATGAGGATTTTTCATATGAGATAGTCAAAGAACCGAAGATTAACGTCCCAATAAGGACAAAGACACCCGTATCGGAAAGCAGGAGCGCCAGCAGCAGCGCCAGTTCCAATAAAAGTGAGAAAAAGGAGTTGATAAGAAAGTGGAGACTCGAAAGAGAGAACAAACGATCGATGGACGAGGAGCAGATAAAATTGCAAGCGAAATTGAACAAGGAAATGGAGGAGAATAGAAGGAGAAAGCGGCGCGCGAAAATTCAGGGAGCTCTGGAAGAATACAAACGGAAGAAGTCGATGGAGAACGCTTTGAAAGAAACCAATGAACTCTCGAAAGATAAATGCAGATACGATTCGACTTTACTTAAATCGTTCAG AAAGCAAGACGAAGAATTTACCAAGAAAAGGAAGGATCTTATTTTACGTACGAAAAGGCCGAGTAAAAGCGCATTGGTGAATGTGAAAAGGGTGGAGCTGGTGGAAAATCGAAGTAACTCACCATTTTTGGATATGTACGACGATGATTTCCAGGAAGAAGTGCTGAATCGAGGATTCGACAAAGAGTTCGAACGGATTTCCATATGTTAA